A segment of the Aureliella helgolandensis genome:
GCTCAACTTAAAGACGGTTCTCAGTTCTTCGATAACCGATGCGGGCATGGCAGAAATCTGACCGATCACGGTAGCATTAATCACCGCCTCGGCTGTCGACTCAAGCACCTCAAGTCGATCGAAAGCATCCAGCACGGTTGAGCCTGTCACAAGCACCCCATCATTTTGCAAGATGGCAGCTGGCATGGAAACGGATATTTTCTCTGCGATGCTCCCGTCATTTCTGTACTGCACTCCGTAGGGCACGCGTTGGACATCGCGCAGAAATACGTAGCTCTCTGGGATGGTCCGCACATCGAAGGCAACATCTGTCACACTAAATGCCGTGGCGTTTACCGGATGTGCAAAAACGATCGATTGCACCGCGGGGTGTTTGTCGTAGATAGCTTGGTGGGCCCGCGCCGCTCGGCTTGCCAACTTCCCAGATTCGCGCCTGTCGCCACTCACCAGGACGATGTCCTCGGGACACAGGAGTTCGCGATCCTTTTGCGTTGGTGTGATGAGAAACGATGTATCATCAAGCCGGGCTGAGAAGCTTCCTTCGGTGCTGATCAAAAGGCGTTGGCGGCATCCGCGTCGGACAAAGTCGCACAGTTGCAGCCTTAGCTCTTGCTCTTGGCCGGTGGCGCTGCCTGGTTCAAGGGATGCAAAATCGACTCCGCGATTGCTGGCCATTTCCAATTGCTCATCGTCCAATACGCGCACCGGTCCCAATTGTCGCGCTTTGATGTGAGTTTTTCCAGCGAATTCGAATGCTTCAAATCGCTGAAAGGCATCAGCCAGTGACTCACCACCCACGACCACACCGTGGTTCTCTAGAATGACACTGTCACATCCCTCCTTAAACGTGGCGGCAATATTTTCTCCCAACTCCTGGGTGCCGGGACAAGCGTACGGACTAAAGCCGACGCGACCACAGACCGAATGCGCTTGGTGAAATAGACGCGTATCGGGAGTCTGCTGACAGATACTGTAGGCCACTAGCGCAACTGGGTGCGCGTGCACGATTGCACGCAGATCTGGTCTGGCTGCATAGATCGCTTGATGGAACGGAAATTCAGACGAAGGAGCATGGCTCCCTTCAATCGTTCCGTCGGGCCGCACGCAGACAATGTCGTTGCGAGTCAGGTTTCCCTTGTCGACGCGGGCGGGGGAAATCCAAATATTCCCCTCGGCATCGAGGATCGACAAATTGCCACCCGAGGTTGTGGTCATTCGATAGCGATAGATGCGATCCATGGTGCGCATGATCTGATCGCGAGGATGCACCAAATTTCGAGCCGTATTTGTCATGAGCACCTAACCGTCGGTTCGTCTAAGTTTGTAAGTTCGCTGTTCCATCACGACTCGGTCTCTATCGCGTAGGATGCTACTTCGCGGGTAGTGGTCGAACCACTGAGGTGCTGCGGTAGTAGTCCATCAGTGTCTCCGGGGAAAGAACTCCGCCACCGAGTCCGCTACGTTTGACGCCACCATAGGGTACGCCTTGTGCAAACACATTGTGCGCATTGATCCAACTGTTGCCTGCTTCCATGGCTTCGGCGACTCTTGCCGCTCGTGCACTGTCGGCAGTCCAGACGCTGTTGGCCAATCCATAGTCGGTATCATTGGCCATTTGGATCGCTTCTTCTTCGGATTCAAACGTAGCCAGGTAGGCGACGGGCCCAAAGATTTCTTCCCGAGCTGCGACATTGTCTAGGCTGCCGGACAACAAGGCTGGCTTCACATAGTTTCCTTGGTATCCCTCGACGGTCGCGGGGCCTCCGCCGTAAATGCATTCTGCTCCACCGGCGGTTCCCTTTTGTTGGTACCCCAGCACTCTGTCGCACTGCTTGGGATTTACAACCGGCCCCATCTGGCTATTGGGATCGAGCGGGTGCCCGATTCGAATAGCGCTCATCAGCTGCTTGCACTCTTCGACGAATTCGTTGTAGATGCTTTTCTGTATGAGCCAACGCGTGGCGTCGCAGCAAACCTGTCCAGAGTGGA
Coding sequences within it:
- a CDS encoding class II aldolase/adducin family protein; translation: MTNTARNLVHPRDQIMRTMDRIYRYRMTTTSGGNLSILDAEGNIWISPARVDKGNLTRNDIVCVRPDGTIEGSHAPSSEFPFHQAIYAARPDLRAIVHAHPVALVAYSICQQTPDTRLFHQAHSVCGRVGFSPYACPGTQELGENIAATFKEGCDSVILENHGVVVGGESLADAFQRFEAFEFAGKTHIKARQLGPVRVLDDEQLEMASNRGVDFASLEPGSATGQEQELRLQLCDFVRRGCRQRLLISTEGSFSARLDDTSFLITPTQKDRELLCPEDIVLVSGDRRESGKLASRAARAHQAIYDKHPAVQSIVFAHPVNATAFSVTDVAFDVRTIPESYVFLRDVQRVPYGVQYRNDGSIAEKISVSMPAAILQNDGVLVTGSTVLDAFDRLEVLESTAEAVINATVIGQISAMPASVIEELRTVFKLS